Genomic window (Gelria sp. Kuro-4):
AGATTAGGCCGGAAATCCCGCCACTTAAGCACCTCCCTTCTGCCGTTAGGCTTATACGCTTTGGGCACGATAGCCCAACGCGCTGGAGATTTGCAGGGCATAATCCACCACAACCTCGGCCAACTCCATCACCCTGGAATCCGTTAGTCGGAAGACAGGACCGGACACGCTGAGCGCTGCTATTATCTTGCCTTCATGATCCCGGATGGGCGCTGCGACGCAACGCAGGTTGTTCATTGACTCTTCGTTGTCGATGGCATAGCCCTGCTCCCGGACCCTGGCCAGCTCCTGTTCCAGTTTGTCTGGATCAGTTATTGTGTTTTTCGTCAGCCGAACTAAGCCCCTTTCGGAAATAAGCTGCCGCCGACTCTGAACCGGAAGTTCCGAGAGCAAGACTTTCCCCAATCCGCTGCAGTGCGGCGCCAAACGTGATCCAATCTTGGTCGCGATGTAAATGGATTGCTGAGATTCCTTCTTGTCGATGTAAAGAACCTCTCCCTGATCCAAGATAGCCAGCTGCACTGTCTCCCCCACCTCGTTACCCAGCTTGATGAGATAGGGGGAGGCCACCGTTCTAACGTCGGCGATGGCGGTGACCTTGTTACCGATCTCAAACAAGCGTATTCCCAAGGTGTACTTTCCCGTATGCGAAGACTGCCTTACGTAGCCGTAATCCCTCAGGGTCGATAGAATGCCATGCACGGTGCTTTTCGCCTGTTCCAGGTCTCGTGCGATTTCGCTCAAGGAAAGCTCCCTCCCCTTGGCGGCGAGGAGCTCCAGTATGTTTATTGCCTTGACCACCGACTGAATGTGATTCGCGCTTTCCAGTTCCTTTCTCGCAACTTCCCTCATGGCAATCTCCTTCATAAGGGCGTTTTGTTCGGCAATGCCGAATACTATTCTGCATTACCGAAACACAGCAACTATTCTCCGGTCCACCGGGGTATTCCTGCCACTGGCGGGCAGGTTTTGTTCGGCTATAGCGAAATTTGTTTTGAAACTCCAGGAACCAAGCAAAAAAGAGGCCCCGGGCGGCAAATCCCGCCGGGGCCAAAGCAACAAAAAGAAAACCTGGGTCTTTCACCCAGGTCAGCCGCGCACTTCCACTACTTTAATCTGTTCCCGGAGCTTGGCCGCTACTTCTTCCAGGAAGGAAGCCGCACAGGGCGGCGTCGCCTCCAGCTCCGGGCTGATGAGCGGGTGCGTCGGCCGGAAGGGCTGCAGCACGTACTTCTCGCTGCCGGCGAGCTCTGCGCCGAGGGCGAGGAGGTCTTCCGCCGTCAGGAGCCCTGGCACCACCGTGGTGCGAAACTCGTAGGCCGGGGCCACCGACCGGATCAGTTCTATGCTCGCCCGGACAGCCTGGAGGTCCACCGGGCGGCCGGCCAGGAGGCCGTACTTCGCCCGCGGCGCCTTCACGTCCATGGCCACGTAATCGAGGAGCCGCTCGGCCAGGAGGGTGCGCAGCGCTTCCGGGCGAGTGCCGTTGGTGTCGAGCTTCACTTTCAGGCCGGCCCGTTTCAGGCGGCGGAGAAACGCGGGCAGCTCCGGCGCCAGGGTGGGCTCTCCTCCCGTGACGCAGACCGCCGGCACCAGCCGACGCCGCCTCAGGATAAAGGCCAGAACTTCCTCCAAGCTCTCATCAGCGGTTGCGGCCGCCTCTAGCACCAGGCCGGCGTTGTGGCAAAACGGGCAGCGGAAGTTGCAGCCGCCGAAAAAGACGGTGCTGCAGATGTTCCCCGGGTAGTCCACCAGGCTTACGGGTACGAAGCCCTTGATCCCCACGCCCTACTCGCTCCCTGCCGCCGCCTGCGCGATGCCCGCCGGCTCCACCTGGAAGGTAGAGCGCTGGCGGAACTCTTCCTTCTTGCCCTTGTTCCAGTTCTTCACCGGCCGGTAGTAACCCACCACCCGGCTCCAGATCTCCGTTTCAGCGCCGCACTCCGGGCAGCTCGGCCGCTCGCCGGTGAGGTAGCCGTGCTCCGGGCAGACGCTGAAGGTGGGAGTGAGCGAGAAGTACGGCAGGTGGAAGTGCTCGAACACAGTGCGGATTACCTGCTCACAGGTCTTGATGTCCGTGAGGCGCTCACCCAGGAAGGCGTGGAACACCGTACCGCCGGTGTAGCGCACCTGGAGCTCGTCTTGGTGCTCCAGCGCGGCGAAGAGGTCCAGCCCGTGGTTGACGGGCAGTTGCGTGGAGTTGGTGTAGTACGGTTCCCTTTCGCCCGCTGTGATGATATCCGGGTACAGCTGTTTATCCAGCCGGGCCAGCCGGTAGCTGGTGCCTTCCGCCGGGGTGGCCTCCAGGTTGAAGAGCTGCCCGGTTTCTTCCTGGAAGTCCCGGAGCTTTTCCCGCATGAACTCCAGCACGCGCAGGGCAAACTCCCGGCCCGCCGGCGTTTCGATCCCCGCGCCCAAGAGGTTCAACGCTGCCTCATGCAGGCCGACGATGCCGATGGTGTTGAAGTGATTCTCCCAGTAGTGGCCGAAGGTTTCCTTCACATGGCGCAGGTAGAAACGGGAGTAAGGGTAAAGCCCCTGCTCGGTGAACTTTTCCAGAGCCTTGCGCTTCAGAAGCAGGCTCTCTTTAGCCAGATTCATCTGCCGGGTTAGGAGGGAAAAGAATTTTTCCTCGCTCCGGGCGAGATACCCGAGGCGCGGCAGGTTGATCGTAACCACCCCGATGGAACCGGTTAAGGGGTTGGCGCCGAACAGGCCGCCGCCGCGCCGCCTGAGCTCGCGGTTATCGAGGCGGAGCCGGCAGCACATCGAGCGCACGTCCTCCGGCTTCATCTCTGAGTTGATGAAGTTGGCGAAGTAGGGGATGCCGTATTTGGCGGTCATGGCCATGATCTTATCAGCCACCGGCGTCCCCCACGGAAAGTCACGCGTGATGTTGTAAGTGGGGATGGGGAAGGTGAAGATGCGGCCCTTGGCATCGCCTTCGGTCATGACCTCACAGAAGGCCATGTTCACCATGTCCATCTCTTTTTGGAAGTCGCCGTAGACGGCCTCTTGGCGCCTGCCGCCCACGATCACCGGCTCACCCTGCATGTGGCGCGGCACCCGCACGTCCATGGTGAGGTTGACAAAGGGGGTCTGGAAGCCCACGCGGGTCGGTACGTTGATGTTAAAGATGAATTCCTGCATGGCCTGCTTGACCTCTTTGTAGGAGAGGCCGTCGTAGCGGATGAAGGGCGCGAGATAGGTGTCGAAGCCGGCCAGCGCCTGGGCACCGGCCGCCTCGCCCTGCAGGGTGTAGAAGAAGTTGGCGATCTGCCCCAGGGCCGTGCGGAAGTGCTTGGCGGGCGCGCTTTCCACTTTTTGCGCTGCGCCTTTGAAGCCCTGTTCCAGAAGGTCCCCCAAATCCCAGCCGCAGCAGTAGGGGGCAAGCAGGGAAAGATCATGCAGGTGCAGGTCGCCGCTGACGTGGGCATCGCGGATCGCCGGCGGGTAGACCTTTTCCAGCCAGTAGCGCGAGGTCACCGCACCGATGATGTGGTTATTGAGCCCCTGGAGCGAGTAATCCATGTTGCTGTTTTCGTTGACGCGCCAGCTCTCCCCCTCCAGGTAGCGGAGAACGGTTTTCTCCACGTCCAGTACCAGGTGCTCCAAGCTGCGCCACTCGGCGTGCTGCTGCCGGTAGAGGATGTAGGCCTTGGCCGTGCGGGCATGCCCGCGCTCAATGAGGACCTTCTCCACCAGGTCCTGGATGTCTTCCACCTCGGGGATCTCCGTTTGATAGCGGGCCTTAAGGAGTTCTTCCACCTCCAGCGCCAGTTTTTCCGCCCGCCCGCGGTCGCCGCCACCCACCGCCTGTGCGGCCTTGAAGATGGCCGTGGCTATCTTGGAACGGTCGTAGGGCACCAAACGGCCATCGCGTTTTCTGATTCTCTCCAGCATCTTTCCACCTTCCCTTCCAGTGCTGCTGCCACCACCAGAGCCGGGATGTCGGGCCCAACCCACAATATGTAGTGGCACCTTAATTATAGACCCACAACATGGAGACGTCCAGGGGCGCCAAACGTCTTCTGCGGCCGTCAGGAGCACTTACCCGGCCCAGGCCACCCTGCTCGTCCAGGTTGTGGCCCTTTTGCAGACTTGCACCAGGAAGGATTATGGGGGGCCGTAGCGAATCTTTTGGGAGAAAGCCCGCGAGCCTAGCTGTCCGGAGGCGTACCAGCATGAAAAGCCTGAACGTCGGTGTTTCGGCCGCCCTCGTTCTTTGCTTCTTCGTCCTGTCGCCGCTCGTGGCCGCGCCGCTGGCGCCGGCGCCGGCGCCGCCGCTTACGCCCGCTGCCGCGGAAAAAGAGCGGCTCGTCGCTGAGATCCTGGCGCTTGACACCCGGTTGGCGTTGCTCCAGCGCGAGCAAGCACAGGCCGAGGAGCGCATCAAGCAGCTTACGGCTGACCTCAACGGCACCGCCCAGGAAAAAGAACGCCTGACCCGCCAGGCCGCCGGCGAGCAGGAGAACGTGGCCCTCTGGCTGCGCTTTCTGGCCGAAGACGGCACCCTAACCTACCTGGACGTTCTTCTGGGGGCGGCCGATTTCAGCGATTTCCTCACGCGCCTGGACCTGGTGCTTACCATTATCGAAAGCAACGTGGACCGGCTGGAGCAGCTTAAGGCCCTGGCCGCCGCCGTAGCAGCCAAAGAGGAGGAGCTGGCTCAAAAGCAAGCCGAGCTGGCCCAGGCACACGCCGCCATCAGCCGAAACTTGGCAACAGCGCAGGAGCTCCGCCGGGCCAAAGCCGGCGCGCTGGCCGAGGCGGAGAAAAAGCTGGCCGACTTCGCCACTCTCCTCGCGGTAAGCCAGGCCTGGGAAACGGTGCTGCCGGACATCGACCGGCTGCTGTCCCGCCTGGAAGCCGTGCCCTGGGAGCGTGTCCAACCGGACAGCTTGGAGGTGAACTACCTCTTCGGCCAGGCGCACCTGGCCTACCGGGAAGCCACGCTGGCCGGCCTGCTCCAGAGTCCCGAGGACGCGAGCGACAGTTTGGAGCTTACCTGCCTGCCCGGCCGCTTAACCTTAACGCGGCCCGCCGCGGCCGGGCGCCCGGCCTACACCCTAAGCCTGGAGCTCGCCCCCGACGGACGGCGTCTTATGCTTAAACCCGCAGGCATCCGCGTGGCGGGAGCCGACGTTCCCACCCCTACCCTGGCGCTGCTTTTCGCCGGACGGGACCTGGCGCTTACCCTCCCGCTTCCCGCCGGGTTAAAAATCTCCCGGGCCGAAGTGGAAACCGGCGCGCTCAAGGTCACTTTAACCCGGGCATAAAAAGCGGCAGGTGCAGCGCCTGCCGGGAGTGAAGAACACGCAATGAATTCGGTTGAAGGGCTGGTTGGACGGTTGTCGGCAATGTGAAGCCGCGTCCGCCTTTATCTGCATCGCCCTGGAAGAGGGGGGCAAGTAACCAGGTGCCGGCGGGCCGCGCCGGCCATGTAGAGCGAGCCGCACACCAGCACGGCGTCGCCGGGCGCGGCCAAGGCCAGGGCGCGGTCCACCGCGCGCGGGATCTCAGGCTCCACGTACACCGCCGGCACGCAGGCCTTAAGACCCGCCGCCACCTGCTCGGGCGCCGCGGCGCGCGGGCTCGCGGGCCGGGTAACCACCGCCGCCTGGGCCAGAGGGCCCAGGGTCTTTAACACCGCCGACACGTCTTTGTCGCCCAGCATGCCGAGCACGAGGATGAGGCGCCGGCCGGGCAGGTAGGTCCGCACGGTGCGGGCCAGAGCCTGCGCCCCATCGGGGTTGTGGGCGCCGTCGATGATTGCCAAAGGCGCTGTGCGCACCACCTCAAAGCGCGCCGGCCAGCGGGCGGCGGCCAGGCCCCGGCGTACAGCGTCCTCAGGTATAATCGCACCTTGGCTGCCGAGTACCGTCAGGGCCAGGGCGGCGGTGGCGGCGTTGTCCAGTTGGTGCGGGCCGAGAAGCCTGATCTCAAGATCCGGATGAGAGCGGCCGGCTGCCGTAAGGTCAAAGCGCTGGCCGCTTAAATCTTGCCGGCCGGGCACCACCGTGCAGTGGGCCCGCACGCTGAATAGCGGTGCGCCGCGCTCGGCAGCGCGGGCGGTAATGACCCGGGCGGCTTCGTCCTCTTGGGGCGCCAGCACCACCGGGCGCCCGGGCTTGATGATGCCGGCCTTTTCCCGGGCGATCTCCGTCAGGGTGCGGCCCAGCACGGCCACGTGGTCGTAGCTGATGTGGGTGATCACCGCCACCTGCGGCTCCACCACGTTGGTGGCGTCCAGCCGCCCGCCCAGGCCGACCTCGAGGACCAGGTAGTCCACCCGCTCACGGGCGAAGTAGAGAAAGGCCGCCGCCGTCAGCACCTCGAATTCCGTCGCCTGCCCGCCCCCGGCGGCCGCCACCGCCTCGGCCGCCGCACGCACACGCGTGAGGAGCGCCGCCAACTCGTCCGGGGCGACCTCCCTACCGTTCACCTGGAAGCGCTCGGTGTACTCCACCAGGTGGGGTGAGGTGTACAGGCCGGTGCGGTAGCCGGCCGCCGCCAGCACCGCGCTGATCAAGGCGCAGACAGAGCCTTTGCCGTTGGTGCCGGCCACGTGGATCACCTTAAGGCCCTGCTCAGGATGCCCCAAGAGCGCCAACAGCCGCTCAATGCGCTCCAGGCCCGGCCGGCTGCCGAAGCGCGCCAGCGACTCCAACCAGACCGTGGTTTCTTCCCAA
Coding sequences:
- a CDS encoding IclR family transcriptional regulator — encoded protein: MREVARKELESANHIQSVVKAINILELLAAKGRELSLSEIARDLEQAKSTVHGILSTLRDYGYVRQSSHTGKYTLGIRLFEIGNKVTAIADVRTVASPYLIKLGNEVGETVQLAILDQGEVLYIDKKESQQSIYIATKIGSRLAPHCSGLGKVLLSELPVQSRRQLISERGLVRLTKNTITDPDKLEQELARVREQGYAIDNEESMNNLRCVAAPIRDHEGKIIAALSVSGPVFRLTDSRVMELAEVVVDYALQISSALGYRAQSV
- a CDS encoding anaerobic ribonucleoside-triphosphate reductase activating protein; amino-acid sequence: MGIKGFVPVSLVDYPGNICSTVFFGGCNFRCPFCHNAGLVLEAAATADESLEEVLAFILRRRRLVPAVCVTGGEPTLAPELPAFLRRLKRAGLKVKLDTNGTRPEALRTLLAERLLDYVAMDVKAPRAKYGLLAGRPVDLQAVRASIELIRSVAPAYEFRTTVVPGLLTAEDLLALGAELAGSEKYVLQPFRPTHPLISPELEATPPCAASFLEEVAAKLREQIKVVEVRG
- a CDS encoding ribonucleoside triphosphate reductase, with product MLERIRKRDGRLVPYDRSKIATAIFKAAQAVGGGDRGRAEKLALEVEELLKARYQTEIPEVEDIQDLVEKVLIERGHARTAKAYILYRQQHAEWRSLEHLVLDVEKTVLRYLEGESWRVNENSNMDYSLQGLNNHIIGAVTSRYWLEKVYPPAIRDAHVSGDLHLHDLSLLAPYCCGWDLGDLLEQGFKGAAQKVESAPAKHFRTALGQIANFFYTLQGEAAGAQALAGFDTYLAPFIRYDGLSYKEVKQAMQEFIFNINVPTRVGFQTPFVNLTMDVRVPRHMQGEPVIVGGRRQEAVYGDFQKEMDMVNMAFCEVMTEGDAKGRIFTFPIPTYNITRDFPWGTPVADKIMAMTAKYGIPYFANFINSEMKPEDVRSMCCRLRLDNRELRRRGGGLFGANPLTGSIGVVTINLPRLGYLARSEEKFFSLLTRQMNLAKESLLLKRKALEKFTEQGLYPYSRFYLRHVKETFGHYWENHFNTIGIVGLHEAALNLLGAGIETPAGREFALRVLEFMREKLRDFQEETGQLFNLEATPAEGTSYRLARLDKQLYPDIITAGEREPYYTNSTQLPVNHGLDLFAALEHQDELQVRYTGGTVFHAFLGERLTDIKTCEQVIRTVFEHFHLPYFSLTPTFSVCPEHGYLTGERPSCPECGAETEIWSRVVGYYRPVKNWNKGKKEEFRQRSTFQVEPAGIAQAAAGSE
- a CDS encoding folylpolyglutamate synthase/dihydrofolate synthase family protein; this translates as MDWEETTVWLESLARFGSRPGLERIERLLALLGHPEQGLKVIHVAGTNGKGSVCALISAVLAAAGYRTGLYTSPHLVEYTERFQVNGREVAPDELAALLTRVRAAAEAVAAAGGGQATEFEVLTAAAFLYFARERVDYLVLEVGLGGRLDATNVVEPQVAVITHISYDHVAVLGRTLTEIAREKAGIIKPGRPVVLAPQEDEAARVITARAAERGAPLFSVRAHCTVVPGRQDLSGQRFDLTAAGRSHPDLEIRLLGPHQLDNAATAALALTVLGSQGAIIPEDAVRRGLAAARWPARFEVVRTAPLAIIDGAHNPDGAQALARTVRTYLPGRRLILVLGMLGDKDVSAVLKTLGPLAQAAVVTRPASPRAAAPEQVAAGLKACVPAVYVEPEIPRAVDRALALAAPGDAVLVCGSLYMAGAARRHLVTCPPLPGRCR